The window CGCCGCGCGATCGAGACACGCACCGCGGCCTATGAACAGGTCATCACGAGCAATGGCATCAGGCTCGATTGAGGCGCGTGCGCATGACTCGAATCAGCAATCCAGGTGCACCGGCTGCGTCAGCGTCGGCTGGCACGCTGCCACCTGACGTGTGCCGGTGGGGAGCGACGGACATCGCTGCGCGCATTCGCGACGGAGCCATCTCCAGCGTCGAAGTGACGCAGGCCTTCCACGCCCGCATCGATGCCGTGAATCCAAGGCTGAACGCTATCGTCCACGCAGACCGTGAACGCGCCCTGCAGATGGCGCGCGAAGCCGATGCGCTGCGGGCTCGCGCACCGCAAGAGATGGGATGCCTTCACGGGGTGCCCGTCACCATCAAGCTCAACGTCGACGTGGCGGGAGAGGCGACGACGAACGGCGTTCCGGCTTTCGCAGACCGCATCGCACCGGCCGACAGCGCCGTGGTGGCCAACCTGCGGCGCGCCGGCGCGGTGATCCTCGGCCGGACCAACGTGCCGCCCTTCTCCTTCAGGTGGTTCACCGAGAACCCGCTGCATGGAAGGACCTTGAACCCTTGGCGCACTGAGATCACCTCCGGCGGCTCGAGCGGCGGTGCGGCGGTTGCCGCGGCTTCGGGTATGTGCGCCTTGGCGCATGGCACCGACATTGCGGGCTCGATCCGCTACCCGGCCTATGTCAACGGGGTGGTGGGCCTGCGTCCGACGCCGGGTCGCGTCCCGGCCTGCCATCCCACGACCACGACGCGCTTTCTCGGATTGCAGCTCTTCTCGGCGCAGGGCGTGCTGGCGCGCGGCGTCAGGGACGTCGAGTTGGGCCTGCGCGCGATGGCGGCCGAAGGCGCCAGCGATCCGACCTGGATCTCTGCGCCACTGGACTTCCCCGACGACGGCGCACCTGTGCGCGTGGCGTGTGTGGATGAAATCCCCGACACGCGGCTGGCCCCTGAAGTCAAGGCTGCCCTGTCGCAGGCAGCGCGCTCACTGGAAGCGGCGGGCTATCGGGTCGAGCGCGTCGTGCCACCCGGCATCGACGAAGCCCTGGAGATCTGGCTGGCCGTGGTGATGAACGAAGTGCGCATGGGCATGTTGTCCGCTGTCGAGGCCATGCAGGACGCCAGCATCCTGAGTTCAGTCCGCTCGATGGCAGCCTGCGCTCCGGCCCCCGAACTGCACGCGTATGCCACGGCACTGGCGAGGCGCGACGTGCTGCGCCGAGAGTGGAACGAATTCTTCGAGCGCTATCCGCTGCTGCTCATGCCGACTTCGTGCCGGGCCCCGATGCCGTGGGGCGAAGACTTGCAGGGGCCGGAAAAGATGCGTGAACTGCTCGCGGACCAATCTCCTCTGATTGCGGTCGCGGCGCTGAGCCTGCCGGGACTCCATGTTCCGACCGGGCTGCAGGCGGGTTTGCCGAGCGGCGTGCAACTGGTGGCCGCAAGCTTTCGTGAACGGCGCCTGCTCGAAGCCGCACGGATCATCGAGCGCGACGCGGAGCCTTTTCCCGACGCCGCGATGAACAGAGCCTGAACGTCGGGAACGAGCACTGCGCGAACGTGCGGGCAGGATGCTTCGTCAGGCCATCATTTGCTCGAGCGTCTTTCCGGCGTCGAGTGCTTCTTTCAGCCAGCGGGGCTTCGGGCCCATGCCGGACCATGTATGTCCGGCATCATCCTTGTAGGCAATCTTCGCCCTGCGCTTCTTGGCCGCTTTGCGCTTGCCGCCAGTCATTTCCGCGGAAGGGGCTTGCGTGGCGAATTCCTCGAGTGTCCTGCCCCCGTCGAGTGCACTGCGCAACCAGCCCGGCCGCTTGCCCATGCCTGACCAGGAATTGCCTTGGCCG is drawn from Variovorax sp. PBS-H4 and contains these coding sequences:
- a CDS encoding amidase is translated as MTRISNPGAPAASASAGTLPPDVCRWGATDIAARIRDGAISSVEVTQAFHARIDAVNPRLNAIVHADRERALQMAREADALRARAPQEMGCLHGVPVTIKLNVDVAGEATTNGVPAFADRIAPADSAVVANLRRAGAVILGRTNVPPFSFRWFTENPLHGRTLNPWRTEITSGGSSGGAAVAAASGMCALAHGTDIAGSIRYPAYVNGVVGLRPTPGRVPACHPTTTTRFLGLQLFSAQGVLARGVRDVELGLRAMAAEGASDPTWISAPLDFPDDGAPVRVACVDEIPDTRLAPEVKAALSQAARSLEAAGYRVERVVPPGIDEALEIWLAVVMNEVRMGMLSAVEAMQDASILSSVRSMAACAPAPELHAYATALARRDVLRREWNEFFERYPLLLMPTSCRAPMPWGEDLQGPEKMRELLADQSPLIAVAALSLPGLHVPTGLQAGLPSGVQLVAASFRERRLLEAARIIERDAEPFPDAAMNRA
- a CDS encoding H-NS family nucleoid-associated regulatory protein, with the protein product MTQSYEQIQKQIETLQRQAEKLRVREIDEVVARIKVAIKHYGLSAQQLGFGTASNGAKKNAKKAAPVRAAKYSDGQGNSWSGMGKRPGWLRSALDGGRTLEEFATQAPSAEMTGGKRKAAKKRRAKIAYKDDAGHTWSGMGPKPRWLKEALDAGKTLEQMMA